Proteins encoded by one window of Podarcis muralis chromosome 11, rPodMur119.hap1.1, whole genome shotgun sequence:
- the NFIL3 gene encoding nuclear factor interleukin-3-regulated protein has protein sequence MQLRKMQSIKTEQAPADTSSNVDKIMALSSTLGDVSDDLATGDEMLLSEGGIAKNKSSACRRKREFIPDEKKDAMYWEKRRKNNEAAKRSREKRRLNDLVLENKLIALGEENATLKAELLSLKLKFGLISSSAYAQEVQKLSNSTAVYFQEYQNAKSSINSFIDEHEPPMVGSSCISVIKHSPQSSLSDVSEVSSVDHAQVSPIQNNCKNPENKFQLIKQEPMELENYARDSRDERGSYTTSMYPNFMGSNFSGYSHSPPLLQVNRSSSNSPRTSEADDGVVGKSSDGEDEQQVPKGPIHSPVELKSNHATVKVPEVSSSALPHKLRIKAKAMQIKVESLDNDYDATQKLTSPIDMSSKRHFELEKHNVQNLVHTSHTPFSVQVTNIQDWSLKPEHWHHQKELTEKNQSGCKTGAADIKDNSYKVSETENLYLKQGIANLSAEVASLKRLITTQHISASDSG, from the coding sequence ATGCAGCTGAGAAAAATGCAGTCCATTAAAACAGAACAGGCACCTGCTGATACAAGTAGCAATGTGGACAAAATTATGGCACTTAGTTCTACATTAGGAGATGTATCTGATGACCTAGCTACTGGCGATGAAATGCTACTCAGTGAAGGAGGCATTGCAAAAAACAAGTCTTCAGCATGCCGGAGAAAGCGGGAATTCATTCCTGATGAAAAGAAAGATGCCATGTATTGGGAAAAACGGCGGAAAAATAATGAAGCTGCCAAAAGGTCTCGTGAAAAGCGGCGGCTAAACGACCTTGTATTGGAGAACAAACTAATTGCACTGGGAGAAGAAAATGCCACTTTAAAAGCTGAGTTACTTTCACTGAAGCTAAAGTTTGGTTTAATTAGCTCTTCAGCATATGCCCAAGAGGTTCAGAAGCTCAGCAATTCAACAGCTGTTTATTTTCAGGAGTATCAGAATGCCAAATCAAGTATTAACTCTTTCATTGATGAGCATGAACCACCAATGGTGGGCAGCAGTTGTATATCTGTCATTAAGCACTCGCCACAAAGCTCTTTATCCGATGTGTCTGAAGTGTCATCAGTAGATCATGCTCAAGTGAGCCCCATACAAAATAATTGCAAAAATCCTGAAAATAAGTTCCAGCTCATAAAGCAGGAGCCAATGGAACTGGAAAACTATGCAAGGGATTCGCGAGATGAAAGAGGCTCCTATACAACATCCATGTACCCAAATTTCATGGGGAGCAACTTTAGTGGCTACTCACATTCCCCTCCACTGTTGCAAGTTAACAGATCCTCTAGTAATTCTCCAAGAACTTCAGAGGCTGATGACGGTGTTGTTGGAAAGTCATCAGATGGAGAAGATGAGCAGCAGGTACCTAAAGGCCCAATCCACTCTCCTGTTGAACTTAAAAGCAATCATGCCACAGTTAAAGTCCCAGAGGTGAGCTCTTCTGCACTGCCTCATAAGCTTAGAATTAAGGCTAAGGCCATGCAGATCAAAGTGGAATCATTGGATAATGACTATGATGCTACCCAGAAACTAACGTCACCAATTGATATGTCATCTAAAAGGCATTTTGAACTCGAAAAGCACAATGTGCAAAATTTGGTACATACTTCTCACACTCCTTTCTCTGTCCAAGTGACTAATATTCAAGACTGGTCTCTGAAACCAGAGCACTGGCACCATCAAAAGGAATTAACTGAAAAAAATCAGAGTGGCTGCAAAACGGGAGCAGCTGACATTAAAGACAATTCCTACAAAGTGTCTGAGACAGAGAACTTGTATTTGAAGCAGGGCATAGCAAATCTGTCCGCAGAGGTTGCTTCACTTAAAAGACTTATAACTACACAACACATCTCTGCTTCAGACTCTGGCTAA